A genomic window from Helicobacter pylori includes:
- the mscS gene encoding small-conductance mechanosensitive channel MscS, whose translation MDEIKTLLVDLFPQAKHFGIILIKAVVVFCIGFYLSFFLRKKIMKLLSKKDEILSDFIAQVTFILILIITTIIALSTLGVQTTSIITVLGTVGIAVALALKDYLSSIAGGIILIILHPFKKGDIIEISGLEGKVESLNFFNTSLRLHDGRLAVLPNRSVANSNIINSNNTACRRIEWVCGVGYGSDIELVHKTIKEVIDAMEKIDKNMPTFIGITDFGQSSLNFTIRVWAKIEDGIFNVRSELIERIKNALDANHIEIPFNKLDIAIKNQDSSK comes from the coding sequence ATGGATGAAATTAAAACGCTCTTAGTGGATCTTTTTCCACAAGCAAAGCATTTTGGAATAATCTTAATCAAGGCGGTCGTTGTTTTTTGTATAGGTTTTTACCTTTCGTTTTTCTTGCGCAAAAAAATCATGAAACTTTTATCCAAAAAAGATGAAATTTTGTCGGATTTTATCGCGCAAGTTACTTTTATTTTAATCCTTATCATCACTACAATCATTGCACTCAGCACTTTAGGCGTGCAAACCACCTCCATTATCACCGTTTTAGGAACGGTGGGGATTGCGGTGGCGTTGGCTTTAAAAGATTACCTTTCAAGCATTGCAGGAGGGATAATTCTTATTATTTTGCACCCTTTCAAAAAGGGAGACATCATTGAAATCTCTGGCTTAGAGGGCAAAGTAGAATCGCTCAATTTTTTTAACACTTCTTTACGCTTGCATGACGGGCGCTTGGCGGTTTTACCCAATAGAAGCGTCGCTAACTCTAATATTATCAATAGCAATAATACGGCGTGTCGGCGCATTGAATGGGTTTGTGGGGTAGGGTATGGGAGCGATATTGAATTGGTGCATAAAACTATAAAAGAGGTCATTGACGCAATGGAAAAAATTGATAAAAACATGCCCACTTTTATTGGAATCACGGATTTTGGACAAAGTTCATTGAATTTCACTATTAGGGTTTGGGCAAAGATTGAAGACGGGATCTTTAATGTGCGAAGCGAACTGATTGAACGCATCAAAAACGCCCTAGACGCTAACCATATTGAAATCCCTTTCAATAAATTAGATATTGCTATTAAAAATCAAGACTCTTCTAAGTGA
- a CDS encoding DUF262 domain-containing protein, producing MELLDLDGVIEKGVFEIPSYQRGYAWQIRQLKDFWNDLEHVSKLENKFHYMHSLTLRELENDFGDSAFEIIDGQQRLATSLILLGLLAKITKHKDPKYDSMNLEPVLSYKYYGLSEAFRAITEEEKNLKKFQTSFYAKNLIDAYAFFKEKITHAPIETLEKMLDALTKKMLFSVVELNDNRIDPFSSFETINNRGKDLSTLELLKNRLHFVAHKICDGKELENLQENINDNYTFIYYDLRSFEDDDLERFLKHFVAYYYGENGSKFKERLLEMEFNAHRKYDDANLDDEYKKIDDLLFYLSCSSKAWNFLHTLDEKAMTLIFSDHKKLEIEITPKMRVLLEKMRRLNALSDNAFMPLLLSLFTIQCVGKNGGKQPYATKELEELLEYLERFGFLVYGVAGRDTAKNELIKPAFQAIRSYEEGEENLTIEELPKLEKHFFNKQNHSGLEFLEENIHSKRKPKKWYEWGKALNYLLYEYELHHNPQTTLNFDGSIESIEHILPQKPDQGYNDKEKNWAKNPHVVHALGNLLLIPKNANSSLSNKPFDEKRKEYMKGSYSEKEVAKHASFGLIEIKERSEKLLDFLIAHYNITELVGESEIKAFKNNLLKEIQ from the coding sequence ATGGAATTGTTGGATTTAGACGGAGTGATTGAAAAAGGCGTGTTTGAAATCCCTAGCTATCAAAGGGGGTATGCATGGCAGATAAGGCAATTAAAGGATTTTTGGAATGATTTAGAGCATGTCTCTAAGCTAGAAAACAAATTCCATTACATGCATAGCCTAACCTTAAGGGAGCTTGAGAATGATTTTGGAGATAGCGCTTTTGAAATCATAGACGGCCAGCAGCGATTGGCTACAAGCTTGATTTTACTAGGCCTTTTAGCCAAGATCACTAAACATAAAGACCCAAAGTATGATTCAATGAACCTTGAACCCGTTCTGTCCTATAAGTATTATGGTTTGAGTGAAGCTTTTAGGGCGATCACTGAAGAAGAAAAAAACTTAAAAAAGTTTCAAACTTCTTTTTACGCTAAAAATTTGATTGACGCTTATGCGTTTTTTAAAGAAAAAATCACTCATGCCCCCATTGAAACGCTTGAAAAAATGCTTGACGCTCTCACTAAGAAAATGCTTTTTAGCGTGGTGGAATTGAATGACAACCGGATCGATCCATTCAGCTCTTTTGAAACGATTAACAATCGTGGTAAAGATCTATCCACTTTGGAATTGTTAAAAAACCGCTTGCATTTTGTAGCGCACAAGATTTGTGATGGAAAAGAATTAGAAAACCTTCAAGAAAATATCAACGACAACTACACTTTCATTTATTACGATTTGAGATCGTTTGAAGACGATGATTTGGAAAGGTTTTTAAAGCATTTTGTGGCGTATTACTATGGCGAAAATGGCAGCAAGTTTAAAGAGAGGCTATTGGAAATGGAGTTTAACGCCCACAGAAAATACGATGACGCAAACCTGGATGATGAATATAAAAAAATAGACGATTTGTTATTTTATCTTTCTTGTTCTTCTAAAGCGTGGAATTTCTTGCACACGCTTGATGAAAAGGCTATGACCCTTATTTTTAGCGATCACAAAAAGCTTGAGATTGAAATCACTCCTAAAATGCGTGTTTTGTTAGAAAAAATGCGGCGCTTAAACGCTTTGAGCGATAATGCATTCATGCCTTTATTACTCTCTCTTTTTACGATACAGTGTGTTGGGAAAAATGGTGGCAAACAACCTTATGCCACTAAGGAATTAGAGGAATTATTAGAATATTTAGAGCGTTTCGGGTTTTTAGTCTATGGGGTTGCTGGTAGGGATACGGCTAAAAACGAATTGATCAAACCGGCTTTTCAAGCGATAAGATCGTATGAAGAGGGGGAAGAAAATCTAACGATTGAAGAGCTTCCTAAGCTAGAAAAGCATTTCTTCAACAAACAAAACCATAGCGGTTTAGAATTTCTTGAAGAGAATATCCATTCTAAAAGGAAACCTAAAAAATGGTATGAATGGGGCAAGGCGTTGAATTACTTGCTTTATGAATACGAATTGCACCACAACCCTCAAACGACTCTGAATTTTGATGGCAGTATAGAGAGCATTGAACATATCTTGCCCCAAAAACCCGATCAAGGCTATAACGATAAAGAAAAAAATTGGGCTAAAAATCCCCATGTCGTGCATGCTTTGGGGAATTTGCTCTTAATCCCTAAAAACGCTAACAGCTCTTTAAGCAACAAGCCTTTTGATGAAAAAAGAAAAGAGTATATGAAAGGCTCTTATAGCGAAAAGGAAGTAGCTAAACACGCTTCTTTTGGGCTTATAGAGATTAAAGAAAGGAGCGAAAAATTATTAGACTTTTTAATCGCACATTACAACATCACTGAATTAGTGGGTGAAAGCGAGATTAAAGCTTTTAAAAACAATCTTTTGAAAGAGATTCAATGA
- the speA gene encoding arginine decarboxylase: MQEVHDYGIEFWSNNEFKIEKGLVKVCHGKNPALLEIVQSVRDKGYRGPLLVRFPHLVQKQIKSLFDAFSLAIKEYQYSGAFKAVFPLKVNQMPSFVLPLVQGAKGLNYGLEAGSKSELIIAMSYTNPKAPITVNGFKDKEMIELGFIAKSMQHEITLTIEGLNELKTIIAVAKQNEFLACPKIGIRIRLHSTGTGVWAKSGGINSKFGLSSTEVLEAMRLLEENDLLEHFHMIHFHIGSQISDISPLKKALREAGNLYAELRKMGAKNLNSVNIGGGLAVEYTQHKHHQDKNYTLEEFSADVVFLLREIVKNKQEIEPDIFIESGRYISANHAVLVAPVLELFSHEYNEKSLKIKESNNPPLIDEMLDLLANINEKNAIEYLHDSFDHTESLFTLFDLGYIDLIDRSNTEVLAHLIVKKAVQLLYFKDHNDILRIQEQVQERYLLNCSFFQSLPDYWGLRQSFPVMPLNKLDEKPTRSASLWDITCDSDGEIAFDSTKPLFLHDIDVDEEEYFLAFFLVGAYQEVLGMKHNLFTHPTELSVVFDEKGDYEVEDICEAQTILDVLDDLDYDTKEIERLLKQKIEDNNNLDMEEKKEIMGRLYVMLSENGYLRTIS, encoded by the coding sequence ATGCAAGAAGTCCATGATTATGGGATTGAATTTTGGAGCAATAACGAATTTAAGATAGAAAAAGGGCTAGTCAAGGTTTGTCATGGCAAAAACCCTGCACTTTTAGAAATCGTTCAAAGCGTGCGCGATAAGGGCTATAGAGGGCCTTTATTGGTGCGCTTCCCCCATTTGGTGCAAAAACAAATCAAAAGCTTGTTTGATGCGTTTTCTTTGGCGATTAAAGAGTATCAATACAGCGGGGCCTTTAAGGCGGTTTTCCCTTTAAAGGTCAATCAAATGCCCTCGTTTGTTTTGCCTTTAGTGCAAGGGGCTAAAGGTTTAAACTATGGCTTAGAAGCCGGGAGTAAATCCGAACTCATCATTGCGATGAGTTATACTAACCCTAAAGCCCCCATTACCGTGAATGGCTTTAAAGACAAAGAAATGATTGAGCTTGGCTTTATCGCTAAAAGCATGCAGCATGAGATCACTTTAACGATTGAAGGCTTGAATGAACTAAAAACCATTATCGCCGTGGCTAAACAAAACGAGTTTTTAGCCTGCCCTAAAATTGGCATTCGCATCCGTTTGCACAGCACCGGTACTGGCGTTTGGGCAAAGAGCGGGGGGATCAATTCTAAATTTGGGCTTAGCAGTACAGAAGTGTTAGAAGCGATGCGCCTTTTAGAAGAAAATGATTTGTTAGAGCATTTCCACATGATCCATTTCCACATAGGCTCTCAAATCAGCGACATTTCGCCCTTAAAAAAGGCTTTAAGAGAGGCGGGTAACTTGTATGCAGAGTTGCGTAAAATGGGCGCTAAAAACCTTAATAGCGTGAATATTGGAGGGGGGTTAGCCGTAGAATACACCCAACACAAGCACCATCAAGATAAAAACTACACTTTAGAGGAATTTAGCGCTGATGTGGTGTTTTTACTAAGGGAAATTGTGAAAAATAAGCAAGAAATAGAGCCGGATATTTTCATTGAATCAGGCCGTTATATTTCGGCTAACCACGCCGTTTTAGTGGCCCCGGTTTTAGAATTGTTTTCGCATGAATACAATGAAAAATCCCTAAAAATCAAAGAAAGCAATAACCCCCCCTTGATTGATGAAATGTTAGACTTGCTCGCCAATATCAACGAAAAAAACGCCATTGAATACTTGCATGATAGCTTTGATCACACCGAGTCGTTATTCACGCTTTTTGATTTGGGCTATATTGATTTGATTGACAGGAGCAATACCGAAGTTTTAGCCCATTTGATCGTGAAAAAAGCGGTGCAATTGCTTTATTTTAAAGATCACAATGATATTTTACGCATTCAAGAGCAAGTCCAAGAGCGCTATTTATTGAATTGTTCGTTTTTCCAAAGCTTGCCGGATTATTGGGGTTTGAGGCAGAGTTTCCCGGTCATGCCCTTGAACAAATTAGATGAAAAGCCCACCAGGAGCGCGAGCTTGTGGGATATTACTTGCGATAGCGATGGGGAAATCGCTTTTGACTCCACCAAACCCTTGTTTTTGCATGACATAGATGTAGATGAGGAAGAATACTTTTTGGCGTTCTTTTTAGTGGGAGCGTATCAAGAAGTTTTGGGCATGAAACACAATTTATTCACGCACCCTACGGAATTGAGCGTGGTTTTTGATGAAAAAGGCGATTATGAAGTGGAAGACATTTGCGAAGCCCAAACGATTTTAGATGTGCTAGACGATTTAGACTATGACACCAAAGAGATTGAACGCCTTTTAAAACAAAAAATTGAAGACAACAACAATTTAGACATGGAAGAAAAGAAAGAAATCATGGGGCGCTTGTATGTCATGCTGAGTGAAAACGGGTATTTGCGCACGATTTCTTAA
- a CDS encoding glycosyltransferase family 4 protein, producing MVIVLVVDSFKDTSNGTSMTAFRFFEALKKRGHAMRVVAPHVDNLGSEEEGYYNLKERYIPLVTEVSHRQHILFAKPDEKILRKAFKGADMIHTYLPFLLEKTAVKIAREMQVPYIGSFHLQPEHISYNMKLGQFSWINKTLFSWFKSSHYRYIHHIHCPSKFIVEELERYNYGGKKYAISNGFDPMFKCEHPQKSLFDTTPFKIAMVGRYSSEKNQSVLIKAIALSRYKQDIVLLLKGKGPDEKKIKLLAQRLGVKTEFGFVNSNELLEILKTCTLYVHTANVESEAIACLEAISVGIVPVIANSPLSATRQFALDERSLFEPNNAKDLSAKIDWWLENKLERETMQNEYAKSALNYTLENSVIQIEKVYEEAIRDFKNNPNLFKTLA from the coding sequence ATGGTTATTGTGTTAGTTGTGGACAGCTTTAAAGATACCAGTAATGGCACTTCTATGACAGCGTTTCGTTTTTTTGAAGCGTTGAAAAAAAGAGGGCATGCAATGAGAGTGGTCGCCCCTCATGTGGATAATTTAGGGAGTGAAGAAGAGGGGTATTACAACCTTAAAGAGCGCTACATTCCTTTAGTTACAGAAGTTTCACACAGACAGCACATTCTTTTTGCCAAACCGGATGAAAAAATTCTAAGAAAGGCTTTTAAAGGAGCGGATATGATCCACACTTATTTGCCTTTTTTGTTAGAAAAAACAGCCGTAAAAATCGCGCGAGAAATGCAAGTGCCTTACATTGGCTCTTTCCATTTGCAGCCAGAGCATATTTCTTATAACATGAAATTAGGGCAATTTTCTTGGATCAATAAAACGCTTTTTTCGTGGTTTAAGTCTTCGCATTACCGCTATATCCACCACATCCATTGCCCCTCAAAATTCATTGTAGAAGAATTAGAAAGATACAATTATGGAGGGAAAAAATACGCTATCTCTAACGGCTTTGATCCCATGTTTAAATGCGAACACCCGCAAAAAAGCCTTTTTGACACCACACCCTTTAAAATCGCTATGGTAGGGCGCTATTCTAGTGAAAAAAATCAAAGCGTTTTAATCAAAGCGATCGCTTTAAGCCGATACAAACAAGATATTGTATTGTTACTCAAAGGCAAAGGGCCTGATGAGAAAAAAATCAAACTCCTAGCCCAAAGATTAGGCGTAAAAACGGAATTTGGGTTTGTCAATTCTAATGAGTTATTAGAGATTTTAAAAACTTGCACCCTTTATGTGCATACCGCCAATGTGGAAAGCGAAGCGATTGCATGTTTAGAGGCTATTAGCGTGGGGATTGTGCCTGTTATTGCTAATAGCCCTTTAAGCGCGACCAGGCAATTTGCGCTAGATGAGCGATCGTTATTTGAGCCTAACAACGCTAAAGATTTGAGCGCTAAAATAGACTGGTGGCTAGAAAACAAGCTTGAAAGAGAAACAATGCAAAACGAATACGCTAAAAGCGCTTTAAACTACACTTTAGAAAATTCAGTCATTCAAATTGAAAAAGTTTATGAAGAAGCGATCAGAGATTTTAAAAACAACCCCAACCTCTTTAAAACTCTAGCGTGA
- a CDS encoding hotdog domain-containing protein encodes MQEIIAHVDYDSLQTCKNFHSSVSGELIVLEKDIAHVRFKGNESMVYEENFVHAGFVLTACNYAALCALNKKYSVVVSNNINFYAPLELNQEALIKAQVVQDGVKKAEIRIEAFVLDIQVLEGMIEVVVFDKKPFKFNFKEE; translated from the coding sequence ATGCAAGAAATAATCGCTCATGTGGATTATGACTCTTTACAAACTTGTAAGAATTTCCATTCAAGCGTGAGTGGGGAATTGATTGTTTTAGAAAAAGATATAGCCCATGTGCGTTTTAAAGGTAATGAAAGCATGGTGTATGAAGAAAATTTTGTGCATGCCGGCTTTGTGCTAACTGCATGCAATTATGCGGCCTTGTGCGCATTGAATAAAAAATACAGCGTGGTGGTTTCTAATAACATCAATTTTTATGCCCCCCTAGAATTGAATCAAGAAGCGCTCATTAAAGCGCAAGTGGTTCAAGATGGCGTGAAAAAAGCGGAAATAAGAATAGAGGCGTTTGTGTTAGACATTCAGGTTTTAGAGGGAATGATAGAAGTGGTGGTGTTTGATAAAAAGCCTTTTAAATTTAATTTTAAAGAAGAGTAG
- the cmoB gene encoding tRNA 5-methoxyuridine(34)/uridine 5-oxyacetic acid(34) synthase CmoB, with protein MLICNENLNQKTLLEEIMALRPWRKGPFEISKIKIESEWDSSIKWDLVKNAAVLKDKIVADVGCNNGYYLFKMLEFEPKSLVGFDPGVLVKKQFEFLAPFFDKEKKIVYESLGVEDLPEKYPNAFDVIFCLGVLYHRKSPLETLKALYHALKIGGELVLDTLIIDSPLDIALCPKKTYAKMKNVYFIPSISALKGWCERVGFGGFEIISVLKTTPKEQRKTDFILGQSLEDFLDKTDHSKTLEGYDAPLRGYFKMLKLSNKR; from the coding sequence ATGCTCATTTGTAACGAGAATCTCAATCAAAAAACCCTTTTAGAAGAAATCATGGCGTTAAGGCCATGGCGCAAAGGCCCTTTTGAAATTTCTAAAATTAAGATTGAGAGCGAGTGGGATAGCTCTATTAAATGGGATTTAGTTAAAAACGCCGCTGTTTTAAAAGACAAAATCGTCGCTGATGTGGGTTGCAATAATGGCTATTATTTGTTTAAGATGCTAGAGTTTGAGCCTAAAAGTTTGGTGGGGTTTGATCCGGGCGTTTTAGTCAAAAAACAATTTGAATTTTTAGCCCCCTTTTTTGATAAAGAAAAAAAGATCGTTTATGAGTCTTTAGGGGTAGAGGATTTGCCTGAAAAATACCCTAACGCTTTTGATGTGATTTTTTGTTTAGGGGTGCTATACCACAGAAAAAGCCCGCTAGAAACTTTAAAAGCCTTGTATCATGCTTTAAAAATAGGGGGGGAGTTGGTGCTAGACACGCTCATTATTGACTCACCCCTAGACATTGCCCTTTGCCCTAAAAAAACTTATGCTAAAATGAAAAATGTTTATTTTATCCCTAGTATTAGCGCACTAAAAGGGTGGTGCGAAAGGGTAGGGTTTGGAGGTTTTGAGATCATTAGCGTTTTAAAGACCACGCCTAAAGAACAGCGTAAAACGGATTTTATTTTGGGGCAAAGTTTGGAAGATTTTTTGGATAAAACAGATCATTCTAAAACTTTAGAGGGGTATGACGCTCCTTTGAGGGGGTATTTTAAAATGCTTAAATTATCAAACAAGCGTTAA